The region GGAACCACTCTGGTGGTGACCCTTCCTGTACAAAGGGAGGAATCGTAATGCTACGGGTGTTGATAGCGGAAGATGAGGATATTATCCGCAAGGGGCTGATCTATACGACAGACTGGATTGGAATGGGCTGTGTCGTAGTGGCTGAAGCTGCCAATGGGCAGGAGGGACTTTTAAAGATACTGGAGCATAAGCCGGATGTGGTCATTGCAGATATCTGCATGCCGTTTATGGATGGAATCGAGATGATAAAGGAAGCCTCCAGGAGCGTGAAATTTAAAAGTATTCTTCTTACCAGCTATGCGGAATTCGAATACGCCAGAAGGGCCATTGCAGCCAAGGTCAGCGAATATCTGTTAAAGCCGGTGGATGAAGAAAAGCTTGCGGTACTTATGAAACGGCTGGAGGAGGAAATCACAAGCAGCCGCCAGCTGGATTATGTGATGGAGCAGGCGGAATCAGAGGCAGGAATCATGAACCTGGAATACTATATGCAGCTGGATCTTTCAGAAAACAAGTATGTGTCCAGGGCCATTGAGGAAATCAAGACGGGGTATGGAGATAAACTGAGCGTGGAATCCATATCGGATAAGCTTGGGGTCAGCGCCAGCTATTTAAGCCGCAAGTTTAAGGAGGTGACCGGCCAGACTTTTCTTGATTTTTTAAATAAATACCGGATTTCCCAGGCCATTGTTCTATTAAATACCGGACAATACCGGATCGGTGAGGTTTCCGATGCAACGGGTTTTACAGATTATAAGCATTTTTGTGCCGTATTTAAAAAATACACCTTAAAATCACCCTCAAAGTTTATGAAGGGGGTATGAAGAAAGCCCGGCAGCTTATGCTGCCGGGCATAGTGGAGTATGCAGGTCAAAGATTTAACAATTCCGAGAGATCGTAAATGGTATAAGTAGCCCCGCATTCGGCAGGAGGGTCCAAGCGGATGAAGAGGCAGG is a window of [Clostridium] saccharolyticum WM1 DNA encoding:
- a CDS encoding response regulator transcription factor, with the translated sequence MLRVLIAEDEDIIRKGLIYTTDWIGMGCVVVAEAANGQEGLLKILEHKPDVVIADICMPFMDGIEMIKEASRSVKFKSILLTSYAEFEYARRAIAAKVSEYLLKPVDEEKLAVLMKRLEEEITSSRQLDYVMEQAESEAGIMNLEYYMQLDLSENKYVSRAIEEIKTGYGDKLSVESISDKLGVSASYLSRKFKEVTGQTFLDFLNKYRISQAIVLLNTGQYRIGEVSDATGFTDYKHFCAVFKKYTLKSPSKFMKGV